One segment of Enterobacter ludwigii DNA contains the following:
- the adrA gene encoding diguanylate cyclase AdrA, with protein sequence MMNDESYYNIKRIREEWNMTLSQDDPHRSGIPFARRARLARVVGLAAMFFPLSGVLVTFSVSGVWWLFLVGWAFIWPHFAWQWSCRAASPHLQEHFNLKIDAIIAGLWIGMMGINALPTAALLMMVGMNMMGSGGCRLFFTGMMLTLLSSLVTLPVVGRVAVFNPEPLAWGLTLPVLVLYPMLFAWLSHRTAIRLAEHKRRLELMSTRDGMTGVFNRRHWEVLLRNEFEHCRRNHCTATILLIDIDHFKNINDTWGHDVGDEAIIALTRQLQLTVRSGDAIGRFGGDEFAVIMSRTAADSAIAVMSRVHERLETLSLPCAPKESLRISVGVAPWGPQFGHYREWLKAADVALYKAKNAGRGRTEVAA encoded by the coding sequence ATGATGAATGATGAATCTTATTACAACATAAAGCGCATTCGGGAAGAGTGGAATATGACCCTTTCTCAGGATGACCCCCACCGTTCCGGGATCCCGTTTGCCCGGCGAGCCCGGCTGGCGCGGGTTGTCGGACTGGCAGCGATGTTCTTCCCCCTCTCTGGTGTGCTGGTCACCTTTTCTGTATCCGGCGTCTGGTGGTTGTTCCTGGTGGGGTGGGCATTTATCTGGCCCCATTTCGCCTGGCAGTGGTCCTGCCGCGCTGCTTCTCCTCATCTGCAGGAACATTTTAATCTGAAGATTGATGCCATTATTGCCGGGCTTTGGATCGGCATGATGGGGATCAATGCGCTACCTACGGCAGCGCTGCTGATGATGGTGGGAATGAACATGATGGGGTCCGGCGGTTGTCGGCTGTTTTTTACCGGCATGATGTTAACCCTTCTGTCTTCCCTGGTGACGCTCCCCGTCGTGGGCCGGGTGGCTGTCTTTAACCCGGAGCCTCTGGCATGGGGCCTAACGCTTCCCGTGCTGGTGTTGTATCCGATGCTTTTTGCCTGGCTCAGCCATCGTACTGCCATCAGGCTTGCAGAGCATAAACGGCGGCTGGAGCTGATGAGTACCCGCGACGGCATGACCGGCGTCTTTAATCGCCGGCACTGGGAAGTGCTGCTGAGAAATGAATTTGAACACTGTCGCCGCAACCACTGCACCGCCACGATTTTGCTTATCGATATCGATCATTTTAAGAATATCAATGACACCTGGGGCCACGATGTGGGTGATGAGGCGATCATCGCCCTGACGCGGCAACTGCAGCTAACGGTGCGTTCCGGGGATGCGATAGGCCGTTTTGGCGGGGATGAGTTTGCGGTGATCATGTCCCGGACGGCGGCTGACAGTGCCATCGCCGTGATGTCACGCGTACATGAGCGGCTGGAAACGCTGTCGTTACCGTGTGCGCCCAAGGAATCTCTGCGTATTAGCGTCGGTGTCGCGCCCTGGGGACCGCAGTTCGGGCACTATCGGGAGTGGTTAAAAGCGGCCGATGTGGCGCTGTATAAGGCGAAAAATGCCGGACGCGGCCGCACCGAGGTGGCTGCCTGA
- a CDS encoding DUF2754 family protein, with translation MKLTSKLRRDWHYYAFAIGLIFILNGVVGLLGFEAKGWQTYAVGLVTWVISFWLAGMIIRRRPEETTADETETAKSPD, from the coding sequence ATGAAGCTCACTTCCAAACTACGCCGTGACTGGCATTACTACGCCTTTGCTATCGGGCTGATCTTTATTCTTAACGGTGTCGTGGGGCTGTTGGGATTTGAAGCAAAAGGGTGGCAAACGTATGCCGTGGGTCTGGTGACCTGGGTTATCAGCTTCTGGCTGGCGGGGATGATTATCCGCCGTCGTCCTGAAGAGACGACAGCGGATGAGACGGAAACGGCGAAGAGTCCCGATTAA
- a CDS encoding extensin family protein has product MKGKTLLTVFIIAAVATVGYRWLPSYYNPFTPLHLDDPPGRITQYKLRNLTPQACTSLLSQANQRALIRTQPVADSGGECPLRNVVRVRNFGPVSLNSSFLASCPLALSSALFISQQARPLTRSYTGSELTRIEHLGSFACRNIYHRPDARRSEHATAEALDITAFGLANGEKVTVQNGWKATKTQPWLKGMLAASCSYYGNSLGPEYNAAHASHFHLGMRGFGLCR; this is encoded by the coding sequence GTGAAAGGAAAAACTCTGCTGACCGTTTTCATTATTGCGGCTGTCGCAACGGTGGGGTATCGCTGGTTGCCGTCTTACTACAACCCTTTCACGCCGCTACATCTCGACGACCCGCCAGGCCGCATTACCCAGTATAAGCTTCGGAACTTAACGCCCCAGGCGTGCACGAGCCTGTTATCGCAGGCCAATCAACGCGCGCTTATCCGCACACAACCGGTCGCAGACAGCGGTGGGGAGTGTCCACTCCGTAACGTCGTCCGGGTACGTAACTTCGGTCCGGTCAGCCTGAACAGCAGTTTCCTTGCGAGCTGCCCGCTGGCGCTCAGTTCTGCCTTGTTTATCAGCCAGCAGGCCCGGCCACTCACCAGAAGCTATACGGGAAGTGAGCTGACGCGTATTGAGCATCTCGGCAGCTTTGCCTGCCGCAACATTTACCATCGCCCCGACGCGCGACGCAGTGAACATGCTACGGCAGAGGCGCTGGATATCACGGCGTTTGGGCTGGCAAACGGTGAGAAGGTCACGGTACAAAACGGCTGGAAGGCGACAAAAACGCAGCCATGGCTGAAAGGCATGCTGGCGGCGAGCTGCAGCTATTACGGTAACAGCCTGGGGCCAGAGTATAACGCCGCCCATGCCAGCCACTTTCACCTGGGGATGCGCGGTTTCGGTCTCTGCCGCTGA
- the iraP gene encoding anti-adapter protein IraP, giving the protein MKNLIAELLVKLAQKEEESKELVAQVEALEIVVTALLRQMAKNEQQTLIENVEGALESVRPDSQVPVEDAEMLRQYVKKLLRHPRN; this is encoded by the coding sequence ATGAAAAATCTCATTGCTGAGTTGTTGGTCAAGCTTGCACAAAAGGAAGAAGAGTCAAAAGAGTTGGTCGCCCAGGTTGAAGCGCTGGAAATTGTGGTCACCGCGCTGCTGCGACAAATGGCGAAAAACGAACAACAGACGTTGATTGAGAACGTTGAAGGCGCGCTGGAAAGCGTCAGACCCGATTCCCAGGTGCCGGTTGAGGATGCTGAAATGCTCCGCCAGTACGTAAAAAAGCTGTTAAGGCATCCTCGCAACTAA
- the aroL gene encoding shikimate kinase AroL, whose translation MTQPIFLVGPRGCGKTTVGLELARACDRQFVDTDHWLQTEAGKSIAEIVEQEGWESFRARETAALKAVTTPSAVIATGGGIVLAECNRRFMREKGIVIYLSAPVSALVGRLEAFPEEGQRPALTSRPLSEEVSEVLAERDALYREAAHHVVDASASPEDVVIQIITALRLACAS comes from the coding sequence ATGACCCAACCCATCTTTTTAGTTGGCCCCCGCGGCTGTGGGAAAACCACCGTTGGCCTGGAACTGGCACGCGCGTGCGATCGTCAGTTTGTTGATACCGACCACTGGCTGCAAACCGAAGCCGGGAAAAGCATCGCGGAAATCGTTGAGCAAGAGGGGTGGGAGAGCTTTCGCGCCCGTGAAACGGCCGCGCTGAAGGCGGTCACCACGCCGTCTGCTGTTATCGCAACCGGTGGCGGCATTGTTCTCGCCGAGTGTAACCGTCGCTTTATGCGCGAGAAAGGGATTGTCATCTACCTCAGTGCACCCGTTTCGGCCCTGGTAGGGCGGCTGGAAGCATTTCCGGAAGAGGGACAACGTCCTGCGCTGACCTCCCGGCCGCTCAGCGAAGAGGTGAGCGAAGTGCTGGCCGAACGCGATGCGTTATACCGCGAAGCGGCACACCACGTTGTGGATGCTTCCGCTTCACCCGAGGACGTGGTAATTCAGATTATTACCGCCCTGCGTTTGGCTTGTGCCAGCTAA
- the phoA gene encoding alkaline phosphatase, whose translation MKQSALFIALLPLLMSPAIYADTHNTSVLDNRAAKGDITQPGGARRLTEDQTAAIRASLNEKPAKNIILLIGDGMGDSEITAARNYAEGAGGFFKGIDALPLTGQYTHYALDKKTGKPDYVTDSAASATAWSTGVKTYNGALGVDIHEKDHQTILEMAKAAGLATGNVSTAELQDATPAALVAHVTSRKCYGPSVTSEKCPTNALEKGGKGSITEQLLNARPDVTLGGGAKTFAETATAGEWQGKTLREQAQARGYQLVSDASSLAAITEASQDKPLLGLFSDGNMPVRWEGPKASYHGNIDKPAVTCTPNPKRTDSIPTLAAMTDKAISLLSKSEKGFFLQVEGASIDKQDHAANPCGQIGETVDLDEAVQKALEFAKKDGNTLVVVTADHAHASQIIPADTKAPGLTQALNTKDGAVMVLSYGNSEEESMEHTGTQLRIAAYGPHAANVVGLTDQTDLFYTMKAALGLK comes from the coding sequence TTGAAACAGAGCGCACTTTTCATCGCATTACTTCCCCTGTTAATGTCACCCGCTATTTATGCCGACACTCACAATACCAGCGTGCTGGATAATCGTGCGGCCAAAGGGGATATCACCCAGCCTGGCGGCGCGCGCCGGTTGACTGAAGATCAAACCGCCGCCATTCGCGCTTCGCTGAATGAGAAACCCGCTAAAAACATTATTCTGCTGATTGGCGACGGGATGGGCGATTCCGAAATAACGGCAGCACGAAATTATGCCGAAGGCGCGGGCGGATTTTTTAAAGGTATCGACGCACTGCCTCTCACCGGACAATATACCCATTACGCGCTGGATAAAAAAACCGGTAAACCCGATTACGTGACGGATTCTGCTGCCTCTGCCACGGCGTGGTCCACGGGTGTGAAAACCTATAATGGTGCGCTGGGTGTGGATATTCACGAAAAAGATCACCAGACCATTCTGGAGATGGCTAAAGCGGCGGGACTGGCTACCGGCAACGTCTCTACGGCTGAACTTCAGGATGCAACGCCAGCGGCGCTGGTGGCTCATGTCACCTCGCGTAAATGCTACGGCCCGTCGGTGACCAGCGAAAAATGCCCGACTAACGCGCTGGAAAAGGGCGGCAAAGGCTCGATTACGGAACAACTGTTGAACGCACGTCCTGACGTGACGCTGGGCGGCGGGGCGAAAACCTTCGCGGAAACCGCAACGGCGGGCGAATGGCAGGGCAAAACGCTGCGTGAGCAGGCGCAGGCTCGCGGCTATCAGCTGGTGAGCGATGCATCTTCTCTGGCGGCGATTACTGAAGCAAGCCAGGATAAACCGCTGCTGGGTCTTTTCTCTGATGGCAATATGCCGGTGCGCTGGGAAGGGCCAAAAGCGTCCTACCACGGCAACATTGATAAGCCTGCCGTAACCTGTACGCCAAACCCAAAACGTACCGACAGCATCCCGACGCTGGCGGCGATGACCGATAAAGCGATCTCACTGCTGAGCAAGAGTGAAAAGGGCTTCTTCCTGCAGGTGGAAGGCGCGTCTATCGATAAACAGGATCATGCGGCTAACCCGTGCGGTCAGATTGGCGAGACGGTCGATCTGGACGAAGCAGTGCAGAAGGCGCTTGAGTTCGCGAAGAAAGACGGCAATACCCTGGTGGTCGTTACCGCAGACCATGCGCACGCCAGCCAGATCATCCCAGCGGATACCAAAGCACCGGGCCTGACGCAGGCGCTGAACACCAAAGATGGCGCGGTGATGGTGTTGAGCTATGGCAACTCTGAAGAAGAGTCCATGGAGCATACCGGAACCCAGCTGCGCATCGCAGCATACGGTCCGCATGCGGCAAACGTGGTAGGGCTGACCGATCAAACAGATCTGTTCTACACCATGAAAGCGGCTTTGGGGCTGAAATAA
- the yaiA gene encoding protein YaiA, protein MPTRPPYPREARIVTVEKGNGDQTVTWYQLRADHPKPDSLISEHETEQEALDAKRRYEDPDKS, encoded by the coding sequence ATGCCAACCAGACCTCCCTATCCACGTGAAGCACGCATCGTTACCGTTGAAAAAGGCAATGGCGATCAAACCGTCACCTGGTATCAGCTGCGTGCCGATCACCCCAAACCAGACTCTCTGATCAGTGAACATGAAACTGAACAGGAAGCGCTGGATGCCAAACGGCGCTACGAAGATCCTGATAAGTCGTGA
- the psiF gene encoding phosphate starvation-inducible protein PsiF gives MKTTLLVTLLSGLFLISSANAEEKTLTPQQQRMTTCNQQATAQSLKGDARKTYMSGCLKNGAAKPGEKSLTPQQQKMRECNAKATEQSLKGDDRSKFMSACLKKNV, from the coding sequence ATGAAAACAACATTACTGGTTACTCTGCTCTCGGGTCTGTTCCTGATCTCATCGGCGAACGCGGAAGAGAAAACATTAACGCCGCAGCAGCAACGCATGACCACCTGTAATCAACAGGCGACTGCGCAGAGCCTGAAGGGCGATGCCCGTAAGACCTACATGAGCGGTTGCCTCAAAAACGGTGCCGCAAAACCGGGTGAGAAAAGCCTGACGCCGCAGCAGCAAAAAATGCGCGAGTGTAATGCGAAAGCAACCGAACAGTCCCTCAAAGGCGACGATCGCAGCAAGTTCATGAGTGCCTGTCTGAAGAAAAACGTGTAG
- a CDS encoding DUF1615 domain-containing protein — protein sequence MTFAVPRALPLSLLAALVLVGCAEKGAAPLKEGEKPVDVASVVRQKMPASVKDRNAWADALAKTFESQKIAPTEENICSVLAVAQQESMYQSDPVVPGLNKIAWKEIDRRAESMHIPIFLVHTAFKITSPNGKSYSERLDTVKTEKQLSAIFDDFISMVPMGQTLFGSLNPVHTGGPMQVSIAFAEKHTDGYPWKIDGTVRQEVFSLRGGLWFGTYHLLNYPANYSEPLYRFADFNAGWYASRNAAFQNAVSRASGVKLALDGDLIAYGSSEAGTTERAVRKLSNRLGMSDSDIRHQLEKGDSLAFEKTDLYKKVFTLAEQKSGKTLPRAILPGIQLESPKITRNLTTAWFAKRVDDRRARCMGL from the coding sequence ATGACCTTTGCCGTACCGCGTGCGTTACCGTTGTCCTTACTGGCCGCTCTGGTGCTGGTGGGGTGTGCCGAAAAAGGGGCTGCTCCGCTTAAAGAAGGGGAGAAGCCTGTTGATGTGGCAAGCGTTGTGCGGCAAAAAATGCCCGCCAGCGTGAAAGATCGCAATGCATGGGCGGATGCGCTGGCAAAAACCTTTGAAAGCCAGAAGATTGCCCCTACCGAGGAGAACATCTGCTCGGTACTGGCGGTGGCGCAGCAGGAATCAATGTACCAGTCAGACCCGGTCGTGCCGGGTCTGAACAAAATAGCCTGGAAAGAGATCGACCGCCGTGCGGAATCGATGCATATCCCGATATTTCTCGTGCATACCGCGTTTAAAATCACCTCGCCAAATGGAAAAAGCTACAGCGAACGGCTGGACACGGTAAAAACCGAGAAACAGCTCAGCGCCATCTTTGATGATTTCATCAGCATGGTGCCGATGGGGCAGACACTGTTTGGCTCACTTAACCCGGTACACACCGGCGGGCCGATGCAGGTCAGCATTGCCTTTGCGGAAAAGCATACCGACGGCTACCCGTGGAAAATCGACGGTACGGTGCGTCAGGAGGTCTTCTCCCTGCGTGGCGGCCTGTGGTTCGGCACTTATCATCTGCTGAACTATCCGGCGAATTACAGTGAGCCGCTGTACCGCTTTGCGGACTTTAACGCGGGCTGGTATGCCAGTCGTAACGCGGCATTTCAGAATGCGGTCAGCCGCGCGAGCGGCGTGAAGCTGGCACTGGATGGCGATCTTATTGCCTATGGCAGCAGCGAGGCTGGCACCACGGAGCGGGCGGTGCGGAAATTATCGAACAGGCTTGGCATGAGTGACAGCGACATTCGCCATCAGCTTGAGAAAGGCGATAGTCTGGCGTTTGAGAAAACCGATCTGTACAAGAAAGTCTTTACGCTTGCAGAACAGAAAAGTGGGAAAACATTACCGAGGGCAATCCTGCCGGGTATTCAGCTGGAAAGCCCGAAGATCACGCGTAACCTGACAACCGCCTGGTTCGCAAAACGCGTGGATGACCGCCGGGCTCGCTGTATGGGGCTTTAA
- a CDS encoding YaiI/YqxD family protein, giving the protein MAIWVDADACPNVIKEILFRAAERVQMPLTLVANQNIRVPPSRFIRALRVPAGFDVADNEIVRLCSPEDLVITADIPLAAEVIEKGAAALNPRGERYSPATIRERLTMRDFMDTLRASGVQTGGPDSLSQRDRQQFAAELDKWLLEVKRRTA; this is encoded by the coding sequence ATGGCGATTTGGGTTGATGCGGACGCGTGTCCGAATGTGATTAAAGAGATTTTATTCCGCGCGGCCGAGCGCGTGCAGATGCCGCTTACGCTGGTGGCGAACCAGAATATTCGCGTACCGCCTTCCCGATTTATTCGCGCGTTGCGGGTTCCGGCTGGCTTTGACGTGGCGGATAACGAGATTGTGCGTCTGTGTAGTCCCGAGGATCTGGTGATCACGGCGGATATCCCGCTGGCCGCGGAAGTGATTGAAAAGGGAGCGGCGGCGCTGAACCCGAGAGGGGAGCGTTATTCGCCGGCGACCATTCGTGAAAGACTCACCATGCGTGATTTTATGGATACGCTTCGCGCCAGCGGCGTGCAGACCGGCGGGCCAGACAGCCTGTCCCAGCGCGATCGCCAGCAGTTCGCCGCAGAGCTTGATAAGTGGCTGCTCGAAGTCAAGCGTCGCACTGCGTAA
- a CDS encoding multidrug efflux MFS transporter, which produces MESWKVNLISVWFGCFFTGLAISQILPFLPLYVSQLGVTSHEALSMWSGLTFSVTFLVSAIVSPMWGSLADRKGRKLMLLRASLGMAIAILLQAFATNVWQLFFLRAVMGLTSGYIPNAMALVASQVPRERSGWALSTLSTAQISGVIGGPLLGGFLADHVGLRAVFIITAILLVVSFLVTLFLIKEGGRPVISKAERLSGKAVFASLPYPGLMISLFVTTMVIQLCNGSVGPILALFIKSMEPDSNNIAFLSGMIAAVPGVSALISAPRLGKLGDRIGTARILMATLIFAVVLFFAMSFVTSPFQLGVLRFLLGFADGAMLPAVQTLLVKYSSDQVTGRIFGYNQSFMYLGNVAGPLMGAAVSAMAGFRWVFAATAIVVLINIIQLAIALRRRRQMAEAKSAR; this is translated from the coding sequence ATGGAATCCTGGAAAGTTAATCTCATCTCGGTCTGGTTCGGGTGCTTCTTTACCGGGCTGGCCATCAGCCAGATATTGCCCTTCCTGCCGCTGTACGTGTCGCAGCTGGGAGTCACCTCCCATGAAGCGCTCTCCATGTGGTCAGGTCTGACGTTCAGCGTCACGTTTCTGGTCTCTGCCATTGTCTCGCCGATGTGGGGCAGTCTGGCCGACCGCAAAGGGCGCAAGCTGATGCTGCTGCGCGCATCGCTGGGGATGGCGATAGCCATTCTGCTGCAGGCCTTTGCCACTAACGTATGGCAGCTCTTTTTCCTGCGAGCGGTGATGGGGCTGACGTCCGGGTATATTCCGAATGCCATGGCGCTGGTGGCCTCGCAGGTGCCCCGTGAACGCAGCGGCTGGGCGCTGAGTACGCTCTCTACTGCTCAGATAAGCGGGGTCATTGGCGGCCCGCTGCTAGGGGGCTTCCTCGCCGATCATGTGGGGCTGCGCGCGGTGTTTATCATTACGGCCATCCTGCTGGTGGTCAGTTTTCTGGTCACGCTCTTCCTCATTAAAGAGGGAGGACGCCCCGTCATCAGCAAAGCTGAACGCCTGAGCGGCAAGGCCGTTTTCGCCTCGCTGCCCTATCCGGGCCTGATGATCAGCCTGTTTGTGACCACCATGGTGATCCAGCTTTGCAACGGTTCGGTCGGCCCGATTCTGGCGCTGTTTATTAAGTCGATGGAGCCAGACAGCAATAATATTGCTTTCCTCAGCGGGATGATTGCCGCCGTCCCGGGCGTATCAGCCCTCATTTCGGCGCCACGCCTTGGAAAACTGGGCGACAGGATCGGCACGGCGCGTATCCTGATGGCCACGCTGATTTTTGCGGTGGTGCTCTTTTTCGCAATGTCGTTTGTCACTTCTCCGTTTCAGCTTGGCGTGCTGCGGTTTCTGCTGGGCTTTGCCGATGGTGCGATGTTACCCGCGGTGCAAACATTGCTGGTGAAATATTCCAGTGACCAGGTAACGGGCCGTATTTTTGGCTATAACCAGTCGTTTATGTATTTAGGTAACGTTGCCGGTCCGCTTATGGGAGCCGCTGTTTCGGCAATGGCCGGTTTCCGTTGGGTATTTGCTGCTACCGCTATTGTAGTGCTGATAAATATTATTCAACTGGCTATTGCACTGCGTCGTCGCAGACAAATGGCGGAGGCGAAGTCGGCGCGATAA
- a CDS encoding AroM family protein translates to MKATLAILTIGVVPVSEVLPLLTEHVSEQQITHLSLLGKMSREEVMEDYAVEAGEDPLATLLSDGKLAHVSRQKIERSLQSVIEVLDNQGYDVILLMSTAPVKGLIARNAILLEPMRIIPPLVASIVDGHQVGVIVPIEELMDNQTAKWHVLEKKPLYALANPFWDSEAALIEAGRELLERGADVLILDCLGFHQHHRDLLQKALDVPVLLSNVLMARLAAELLI, encoded by the coding sequence ATGAAGGCGACGTTGGCGATCCTCACTATTGGTGTGGTCCCTGTAAGCGAAGTGTTACCGCTCTTAACCGAGCATGTATCTGAACAACAGATAACGCATCTAAGCCTGCTGGGGAAGATGAGTCGGGAAGAGGTCATGGAAGACTACGCTGTAGAGGCGGGGGAGGATCCCCTGGCGACGTTATTAAGTGACGGTAAACTGGCGCATGTTTCGCGTCAGAAAATCGAGCGCTCGCTGCAGAGCGTAATAGAAGTGCTCGATAATCAAGGCTATGACGTTATTTTACTGATGAGTACTGCACCTGTTAAGGGACTCATCGCGCGTAATGCGATTTTGCTGGAGCCGATGCGGATCATTCCGCCGCTGGTGGCCTCCATTGTTGACGGGCATCAGGTGGGGGTCATTGTTCCCATTGAAGAGCTCATGGACAACCAGACGGCAAAATGGCACGTACTCGAAAAAAAGCCTTTGTATGCGCTGGCCAATCCCTTCTGGGACAGCGAGGCCGCGCTGATTGAGGCAGGACGGGAACTGCTGGAGAGAGGGGCCGATGTGTTGATTCTGGACTGCCTTGGATTCCACCAGCACCACCGTGATTTACTGCAAAAGGCGCTGGATGTCCCGGTGCTGTTGTCCAATGTTCTGATGGCCCGGCTGGCCGCAGAGCTGTTGATCTAA
- the ddlA gene encoding D-alanine--D-alanine ligase, whose protein sequence is MAKQRVGIVFGGKSAEHEVSLQSAKNIVDAIDKSRFDVVLLGIDKQGQWHVNDASQYLLNADDPAHIALNPSAISVATVPGVVQGQLIDAGNAQSLAQIDVVFPIVHGTLGEDGSLQGMLRMANLPFVGSDVLGSAACMDKDVTKRLLRDAGLNITPFVTLTRANRDQHSFAQISGQLGLPLFVKPANQGSSVGVSKVTSEAQFTQAVSLAFEFDHKVVVEQGIKGREIECAVLGNDFPQASTCGEVVLNSDFYSYDTKYIDDKGAQVVVPANIDPAINDKIRAIAINAYQTLGCSGMARVDVFLTPENEVVINEINTLPGFTNISMYPKLWQASGLSYSALITRLIELALERHAADSALKSSVNG, encoded by the coding sequence ATGGCAAAGCAGCGCGTAGGTATTGTCTTTGGGGGAAAATCAGCGGAGCACGAGGTTTCATTGCAATCGGCCAAAAATATCGTCGATGCAATCGATAAAAGCCGTTTCGACGTGGTGCTGCTGGGCATAGATAAACAGGGGCAATGGCATGTCAACGATGCCAGCCAGTATCTGTTAAATGCTGACGATCCGGCGCATATCGCCCTCAATCCTTCTGCAATCAGCGTCGCGACCGTACCCGGCGTGGTGCAAGGGCAACTCATCGACGCCGGTAATGCGCAGTCTCTTGCCCAGATTGACGTGGTCTTCCCTATCGTTCATGGCACCCTTGGCGAAGATGGTTCGCTGCAGGGGATGCTGCGCATGGCCAACCTGCCGTTTGTCGGTTCTGATGTGCTGGGTTCCGCTGCCTGCATGGATAAAGACGTCACCAAGCGCCTGCTGCGTGATGCGGGGCTGAATATTACGCCGTTTGTCACCCTCACCCGCGCCAACCGTGACCAACACAGCTTCGCTCAGATTTCCGGTCAGCTGGGCCTGCCGCTGTTTGTGAAACCCGCAAACCAGGGTTCTTCCGTCGGGGTCAGCAAGGTGACAAGCGAAGCGCAGTTCACGCAAGCGGTCAGCCTGGCGTTTGAGTTTGACCATAAAGTGGTGGTTGAGCAGGGCATCAAAGGCCGCGAAATTGAGTGCGCCGTGCTGGGCAACGATTTCCCACAGGCAAGCACCTGCGGTGAAGTGGTGTTAAACAGTGATTTCTACTCTTACGACACCAAATACATTGATGATAAAGGCGCCCAGGTTGTCGTGCCTGCAAATATCGATCCGGCAATCAACGATAAGATCCGCGCGATCGCGATTAACGCTTATCAGACGCTCGGCTGCAGCGGCATGGCGCGCGTGGATGTGTTCCTGACGCCTGAAAACGAGGTGGTGATTAATGAAATCAACACCCTGCCGGGCTTCACCAACATCAGCATGTATCCCAAGCTGTGGCAGGCCAGCGGGCTAAGCTACTCAGCACTCATCACCCGCCTGATTGAACTGGCGCTGGAGCGTCATGCTGCGGACAGCGCCCTGAAAAGCTCCGTAAACGGTTAA
- the proC gene encoding pyrroline-5-carboxylate reductase, which yields MDKKIGFIGCGNMGKAILGGLIASGQVLPGQIWVYTPSPDNVAALRDRYGINAAESAQEVAQVADIVFGAVKPNIMIKVLSDITTSLNKETLVVSIAAGVTLDQLARALGHDRKIVRAMPNTPSLVNAGMTSVTPNALVTSEDVADVLNIFRCFGEAEVIAESMIHPVVGVSGSAPAYVFMFLEAMADAAVLGGMPRAQAYKFAAQAVMGSAKMVLETGKHPGELKDMVCSPGGTTIEAVRVLEERGFRSAVIEAMTKCMEKSEKLSKS from the coding sequence ATGGATAAGAAAATCGGGTTTATCGGCTGCGGTAACATGGGCAAAGCCATCCTGGGTGGCCTGATCGCCAGCGGACAGGTGCTGCCGGGTCAGATTTGGGTCTACACCCCATCACCGGACAACGTCGCCGCGTTACGCGATCGGTACGGGATCAACGCAGCCGAAAGCGCCCAGGAAGTGGCTCAGGTAGCCGATATTGTCTTTGGCGCCGTCAAGCCGAACATCATGATCAAAGTGCTGAGCGACATCACCACCAGCCTGAACAAAGAGACACTGGTCGTATCGATTGCCGCGGGCGTCACGCTCGATCAGCTGGCGCGCGCGCTGGGTCATGACCGTAAAATCGTACGCGCTATGCCGAATACCCCGTCACTGGTCAACGCCGGCATGACCTCCGTCACGCCTAACGCGCTGGTGACGTCGGAAGACGTGGCGGATGTCCTGAACATCTTCCGCTGCTTCGGTGAAGCGGAAGTCATTGCCGAATCTATGATCCATCCGGTAGTGGGAGTGAGCGGTTCAGCGCCTGCGTATGTCTTTATGTTTTTAGAAGCGATGGCCGACGCCGCGGTGCTTGGCGGTATGCCACGAGCGCAGGCGTATAAATTCGCTGCACAGGCCGTGATGGGCTCTGCCAAAATGGTGCTGGAGACCGGTAAGCATCCGGGTGAACTGAAAGATATGGTCTGCTCGCCTGGCGGAACCACTATCGAGGCGGTGCGGGTGCTGGAAGAGCGCGGCTTCCGTTCGGCCGTTATTGAAGCGATGACAAAATGCATGGAAAAATCAGAGAAACTGAGTAAATCCTGA
- a CDS encoding DUF2755 family protein — protein MADFTLSKPIFGGKQPKTSTAGNIAYALFVLFCFWAGSQLLNMLVHAPGVYEHLMQVQDNGRPRVEIGFGVSTLFGLIPFLAGCMILGVVALVLRFRRRF, from the coding sequence ATGGCTGACTTTACATTGTCGAAACCGATTTTTGGCGGTAAACAACCAAAAACCTCCACGGCGGGTAATATCGCTTATGCCCTGTTTGTCTTGTTCTGTTTCTGGGCGGGTTCGCAGCTACTCAATATGCTGGTTCATGCACCAGGAGTCTATGAACACCTGATGCAGGTGCAGGATAACGGACGCCCGCGAGTGGAAATTGGTTTTGGCGTAAGCACCCTGTTTGGCCTCATTCCTTTCCTCGCAGGGTGTATGATTTTAGGCGTTGTGGCATTAGTACTGCGTTTTCGCCGTCGCTTTTAA